From the Fusarium oxysporum f. sp. lycopersici 4287 supercont2.65 genomic scaffold, whole genome shotgun sequence genome, one window contains:
- a CDS encoding uncharacterized protein (At least one base has a quality score < 10) yields MNFSIPNWPEYLNKIYQNLAPGGYVEIQEIDVIMKSDDGTLGDDSAIMKWSNLLNEASVKASRDVPLPYRIEPLIARASMDSTVASRQPDDKPLAKG; encoded by the exons ATGAATTTCAGTATCCCTAATTGGCCAGAGTACTTGAACAAGATCTACCA AAACCTCGCTCCTGGGGGCTATGTCGAGATCCAAGAGATCGACGTGATAATGAAATCTGACGACGGCACGCTTGGCGACGACAGTGCAATCATGAAGTGGAGTAATCTATTGAACGAGGCCTCCGTCAAGGCCTCCCGCGATGTACCCCTCCCCTATAGAATCGAGCCCCTCATCGCTCGTGCCAGTATGGACAGCACCGTCGCCAGCCGCCAACCCGACGACAAACCACTGGCCAAAGGATAA